One stretch of Rosistilla oblonga DNA includes these proteins:
- a CDS encoding NAD(P)/FAD-dependent oxidoreductase, giving the protein MSENDPGKSKWLVVGGGMAGLTLAHRLSQRGQEVSVCEAAPSFGGLTSACSLGDVVWDRFYHVTLLSDSHLRGLLKELDLEHEIRWVTTKTGFFSGGQLYSMSNSWEFLNFPPLTLIEKLRLGGTIFYTSKLRNWRRLEQIHVADFLKRLSGKGTFEKIWLPLLRAKLGETYQKASAAFIWSYISRMYKARRSGIKTEMFGYVPGGYARIIDRFVETLRGNGVRLLSSHGVQSITRCEAGGLDVDFGDGRIERFDNVISTIPSPIISQHCPELTEDEHQRLQGVEYIGVVCASMLLSESISPYYVTNITDDWVPLTAVIEMSTIVDRKELGGHALVYLPKYLPDSDPGLQESDAEIQERFLSTLEKMYSHFSRDQVQAFQISRAKHVMALPTIDYSQKLPPIVTSLPGFYALNGAHITKGNLNVNETIDLADEKLNDLVWPDFLSRCGSR; this is encoded by the coding sequence ATGTCCGAGAATGATCCTGGAAAATCGAAGTGGCTTGTCGTCGGCGGCGGGATGGCGGGACTGACGCTGGCCCATCGGTTGTCGCAGCGCGGCCAAGAGGTCAGCGTTTGCGAAGCCGCACCAAGTTTTGGCGGGCTGACCTCCGCTTGTTCTCTAGGCGATGTCGTCTGGGATCGCTTCTATCACGTCACGCTGCTGTCGGATTCGCATCTACGCGGTCTGTTGAAGGAACTCGATCTCGAACACGAGATCCGTTGGGTGACGACCAAGACGGGGTTCTTCAGTGGCGGACAGCTCTATTCGATGTCGAACTCTTGGGAGTTCCTGAACTTCCCGCCGCTGACCCTGATCGAAAAGTTGCGACTCGGCGGGACGATCTTCTATACGTCCAAGCTGCGGAATTGGCGGCGATTGGAACAGATTCACGTCGCCGATTTTCTGAAACGGCTCAGCGGCAAAGGGACCTTTGAAAAGATCTGGCTGCCGTTGCTGCGGGCCAAGTTAGGCGAGACCTATCAAAAAGCTTCCGCCGCCTTTATCTGGTCCTACATCTCGCGGATGTACAAAGCCCGTCGCAGCGGGATCAAAACCGAGATGTTTGGCTATGTCCCGGGCGGGTATGCGCGGATCATCGATAGGTTTGTCGAAACGTTGCGCGGCAATGGCGTGCGGTTGTTGAGCAGCCATGGGGTGCAATCGATCACGCGCTGCGAGGCGGGCGGATTAGACGTCGACTTTGGCGACGGGCGGATCGAGCGGTTTGACAACGTGATCAGCACGATCCCTTCGCCGATCATCAGCCAGCACTGTCCCGAGTTGACTGAAGACGAGCACCAGCGTTTACAGGGCGTCGAATATATCGGAGTTGTCTGCGCGTCGATGCTGTTGAGCGAATCGATCAGTCCTTATTATGTCACCAACATCACCGACGACTGGGTCCCGTTGACAGCGGTGATCGAGATGTCGACGATCGTCGACCGCAAGGAACTTGGCGGGCACGCGTTGGTCTATCTACCGAAGTACCTGCCCGACAGCGATCCCGGGCTGCAGGAATCGGACGCGGAGATCCAGGAGCGATTCCTATCGACGCTGGAAAAGATGTACTCCCATTTCTCGCGCGATCAAGTGCAAGCGTTTCAGATCAGCCGAGCCAAACATGTGATGGCGCTTCCCACGATCGACTACTCGCAAAAACTGCCACCGATCGTAACGTCGCTGCCCGGCTTCTACGCGCTTAACGGAGCGCACATCACCAAGGGGAACTTGAACGTCAACGAAACGATCGA
- a CDS encoding trans-sulfuration enzyme family protein, whose amino-acid sequence MATDTVEQNSEKQTPAKQTPAKQGMSTKSVHAGEDRQKPGDAIADPIFCSSTFTFRTTDDVIDYCEGRSDREEYGRYGNPNERSVERKLAALDCGEAAIVYGSGMAAIVGLLMAKLNAGDEIVFFDQCYHRSREFCSKHLARFGVVTRQVPTGDYDAMEAAINENTRMLVSESPTNPHLTCIDLEQFVALGKAHEVETLIDATLATPYNIQPLEFGVDYVLHSATKYLGGHNDLLAGVIVGSAEALDPVRNLRGIMGAVNSPHNMYLLERGLKTFELRMQRHNANGQAIAEFLESHPRVERVYYPGLKSHPTHEIATQTMRGFGGLVTFTIKDADMRQTANIVDAAKIPRIAPSLGGVESLIEQPLVMSYYKCTPEQRASYGIADNMIRMSCGIENTEDLIADLDQALQA is encoded by the coding sequence ATGGCTACCGACACAGTGGAACAAAACAGCGAAAAGCAAACTCCGGCGAAACAAACTCCGGCGAAGCAGGGCATGAGCACCAAAAGTGTGCATGCGGGCGAAGACCGTCAGAAGCCGGGGGACGCGATCGCCGATCCGATCTTCTGTTCATCGACCTTCACCTTTCGAACCACCGACGATGTGATCGATTACTGCGAAGGACGCAGCGACCGCGAGGAATATGGTCGTTACGGCAACCCGAACGAACGGAGCGTCGAACGCAAACTGGCGGCGCTCGATTGTGGCGAAGCAGCGATCGTTTACGGCAGCGGAATGGCGGCGATCGTGGGCCTGTTGATGGCCAAGTTGAACGCTGGCGACGAGATCGTCTTCTTCGATCAATGTTACCACCGCAGCCGAGAATTCTGCAGCAAGCATCTGGCCCGCTTCGGCGTCGTCACGCGGCAAGTTCCCACCGGCGACTACGATGCGATGGAAGCTGCGATCAACGAAAATACGCGGATGTTGGTCAGCGAATCGCCGACCAATCCGCATCTGACCTGCATCGATCTGGAACAGTTCGTGGCGTTGGGCAAGGCGCACGAAGTCGAAACTTTGATCGATGCGACGTTGGCAACTCCTTACAACATCCAACCGCTGGAATTTGGCGTCGATTACGTGTTGCACTCGGCGACCAAATATCTCGGCGGCCACAACGATCTGTTGGCGGGCGTGATCGTCGGCAGTGCCGAAGCGTTGGACCCGGTCCGCAATCTGCGCGGGATCATGGGTGCGGTGAACTCTCCGCACAACATGTATCTGTTGGAACGTGGGCTGAAGACGTTTGAACTTCGCATGCAGCGGCACAACGCCAACGGTCAAGCGATCGCCGAATTCTTGGAATCGCACCCGCGCGTCGAACGCGTTTATTACCCCGGTCTGAAGTCGCATCCGACTCACGAGATCGCGACCCAGACGATGCGTGGTTTCGGCGGCTTGGTCACCTTTACGATCAAAGACGCAGATATGCGGCAGACGGCGAACATCGTCGATGCCGCGAAGATCCCACGGATCGCACCGAGCCTGGGTGGAGTCGAATCGCTGATCGAGCAACCGTTGGTGATGAGCTACTACAAATGCACGCCAGAACAGCGGGCGTCGTATGGCATCGCCGACAACATGATCCGCATGTCGTGCGGCATCGAAAACACCGAAGACCTGATCGCCGATCTCGACCAAGCGTTGCAGGCGTAA